A single window of Rhipicephalus microplus isolate Deutch F79 chromosome 5, USDA_Rmic, whole genome shotgun sequence DNA harbors:
- the LOC142818002 gene encoding uncharacterized protein LOC142818002 has protein sequence MRQNTSQRKRRLEGRRETCVNKVSPRLKKRRTTVKQQAPEESEQVIEAQHAAESEFTEAVHTDTIEVEPQSEVSAEYVCRNIELPNTSWNKLSFSTETGTVTFGLCELEGAELDHLLLPKLVKFEQAVEQVGTVSCSVFLRGKLHLKRNVSSPDEAQLALNSAHSLVLCAGCGMKPNTVGKYEYFAGLYFSPKCSLTCESKGPCMHCKYLRKLLQNQQSRQKHGVSVKRLVRHANTRRRLVAAQQKLLNVQRELDMMKSANEQIRDEALNERIKKLPQKQQMAIMACFSAAKRKSTCGMLYEKNWILECALLRMRSPKLYEHLRKQKILVLPSRTCLQRYVRNFKSGFGFNDTVFKALSAKTESMDVCSRHGGIIFDELKLSEQFSVNQAGM, from the coding sequence ATGCGCCAAAATACCTCACAAAGAAAACGCCGACTAGAAGGAAGGAGAGAAACCTGTGTGAACAAGGTGAGCCCCCGACTAAAAAAAAGAAGGACTACTGTAAAGCAGCAGGCGCCGGAAGAAAGTGAACAAGTAATAGAagcacaacatgctgcagaatcGGAGTTTACTGAAGCTGTACATACTGACACGATAGAAGTGGAGCCGCAGAGTGAAGTCAGTGCGGAATACGTGTGCCGGAACATCGAACTTCCTAACACAAGCTGGAACAAACTATCGTTTTCCACTGAAACAGGGACCGTCACTTTCGGCCTTTGCGAGTTAGAGGGTGCCGAGTTGGATCACCTACTGCTGCCGAAATTGGTGAAGTTCGAACAGGCCGTTGAGCAAGTAGGAACAGTCAGTTGTTCCGTTTTTCTTAGGGGCAAGCTGCACCTAAAACGCAATGTTTCCTCACCAGATGAGGCGCAGTTGGCGCTGAACAGCGCACATTCTCTGGTTTTATGTGCTGGCTGTGGTATGAAACCAAACACAGTAGGAAAATATGAGTATTTTGCCGGCTTGTACTTTTCGCCCAAGTGCAGCCTTACATGCGAAAGTAAGGGCCCTTGCATGCACTGCAAGTACCTACGAAAGCTCTTGCAAAATCAGCAATCACGACAGAAACACGGCGTTTCAGTTAAACGCCTTGTAAGGCACGCCAACACTCGCCGCCGTCTGGTAGCTGCTCAACAAAAGCTGCTGAACGTGCAGAGGGAACTCGACATGATGAAGTCTGCCAATGAGCAAATTAGAGATGAGGCACTGAATGAACGCATTAAAAAGTTGCCTCAGAAACAACAGATGGCAATTATGGCATGCTTCAGTGCAGCTAAAAGAAAATCGACATGTGGCATGCTGTATGAAAAGAATTGGATCCTAGAGTGCGCGCTGCTTCGCATGAGGAGTCCGAAGCTCTATGAACACCTTCGGAAGCAGAAAATTCTTGTCCTGCCAAGCCGAACTTGTCTACAGCGTTATGTGCGCAATTTCAAAAGTGGCTTCGGATTTAATGACACTGTGTTTAAGGCACTTAGTGCGAAGACTGAAAGCATGGATGTCTGCAGCCGACATGGTGGCATCATTTTCGATGAACTGAAGCTGTCTGAGCAGTTTAGTGTCAACCAAGCAGGTATGTAG